The region CACCATATCCTCCACTGCGACGGAGGATACGGTACCGTCCGTATTCTGGTAAGCAACTCTCTTTATCCTGGCGTTTTTTATCATCCTGCGACACAGCATACAGGGCTCTCCATTGGCTAACGTACCATCGGAGGCGTTGACCCCCGCTATGTATATGGTTCCCCCGACCATCTTCTCGGGATCTCCGTTTATTATGGCGTTTTGCTCCGCATGGACAGCTACGCAGAGCTCGTATCTCTCCCCCTTGGGAATTTTAAGGGCTTCTCTGTGACATATTCCGACGTCGACGCAGTTAGGCTCTCCTCTACAGGCCCCATTATAACCGGTGCTTATTATAACGTGATCCTTTACCAAGACGGCACCGTAGCGGCGTCTGAGACAGGTGGATCTATCCGACACCACCTGAGCTATTTTGATAAAATAAGTGTCCCAGTCGGGACGAATGTGTTTCATCATGAAGACCCCTTCCT is a window of Dethiosulfovibrio faecalis DNA encoding:
- a CDS encoding deoxycytidylate deaminase, with amino-acid sequence MLRECYVRAEFCYVDVEEGVFMMKHIRPDWDTYFIKIAQVVSDRSTCLRRRYGAVLVKDHVIISTGYNGACRGEPNCVDVGICHREALKIPKGERYELCVAVHAEQNAIINGDPEKMVGGTIYIAGVNASDGTLANGEPCMLCRRMIKNARIKRVAYQNTDGTVSSVAVEDMVEPSFNKDVE